A single window of Syntrophotalea acetylenica DNA harbors:
- a CDS encoding aldehyde ferredoxin oxidoreductase C-terminal domain-containing protein encodes MGDKIIRVNMSSLTTAIEPVPEHWQGLGGRALTSVIVTEEVPPQCDPLGKNNKLVFAPGLLTGTAVVNSGRLSAGFKSPLTGGIKESNAGGSAGQKLVKLGIKALIIEGLPLKDTWYNVHIQKDGAVITEDTEYVGKGNYELFKAIGEKRSSQWGVLAIGPAGEFRMTSANISVKDPDGNIRSHGRGGGGAVMGTKRIKYITIDDAGGPGVTLADPEKFKQQARMFAKGLLDHPITGHGLPTMGTNAMANIVNEAGAFPTKNFRYGQWEEVDKICGETMQEVIVSRSGNPSHGCQKGCIIKCSQIYTDPKGEYVTSGFEYETIQLLGANALLKDLDIIAKCDWVMDDIGIDSIEGSVAISTAMEAGILDWGDGEETYRLLEEEVRIGTPLGRILGNGAGSVGKAYGITRVPTVKNQAIPAYDPRTIRGFGITYAVSTMGADHTAGYAIATNILKIGGFVEPLEDDGQVELSRNLQIATAALDSTGLCLMVAFPVLDVPECFTAIYELINARYGLSLTAEDVTALGKMVLKAEHAFNQKAGLTNAHDRLPEFFDEPLPPHNIGWNYPGDKIDEFWNF; translated from the coding sequence ATGGGAGACAAAATCATTCGGGTAAACATGTCCAGCCTGACTACGGCCATCGAACCGGTTCCGGAACATTGGCAAGGCCTCGGCGGCAGAGCCCTGACCTCGGTTATTGTTACCGAGGAAGTTCCGCCCCAGTGCGACCCGCTTGGTAAAAACAACAAACTGGTTTTTGCGCCTGGACTGTTGACCGGCACGGCCGTAGTTAACTCCGGCCGTCTTTCCGCGGGATTCAAAAGTCCGCTTACCGGGGGCATCAAAGAAAGCAACGCCGGTGGTTCTGCCGGACAAAAGCTTGTAAAACTCGGCATCAAGGCCTTGATCATCGAGGGCCTTCCTCTAAAGGACACCTGGTACAACGTGCACATTCAAAAAGATGGTGCCGTCATCACGGAGGACACGGAATATGTCGGCAAGGGAAATTATGAGCTGTTTAAGGCCATCGGCGAAAAACGAAGCAGCCAATGGGGCGTCCTCGCCATCGGGCCTGCCGGAGAATTCCGAATGACCTCCGCCAATATCTCGGTCAAGGACCCGGACGGCAACATCCGCAGCCACGGACGTGGCGGAGGCGGCGCCGTCATGGGCACAAAAAGGATTAAATACATTACCATCGACGATGCCGGCGGTCCCGGTGTCACCCTCGCCGATCCGGAAAAATTCAAACAGCAGGCCCGCATGTTCGCCAAAGGGCTTCTTGACCATCCCATTACCGGCCATGGCTTGCCCACCATGGGAACCAACGCCATGGCAAACATTGTCAACGAGGCCGGCGCCTTTCCCACCAAGAACTTTCGCTATGGCCAGTGGGAGGAGGTGGATAAAATTTGTGGGGAAACCATGCAAGAGGTAATCGTATCCCGCTCCGGCAACCCCAGCCATGGCTGTCAAAAGGGCTGCATCATCAAATGTTCCCAGATTTACACTGACCCGAAGGGCGAGTATGTGACATCGGGCTTCGAATATGAAACCATCCAGCTGTTAGGTGCCAACGCCCTGCTGAAAGACCTGGACATCATCGCTAAGTGCGACTGGGTGATGGATGACATCGGCATCGATTCCATCGAGGGCAGCGTGGCTATCAGCACGGCCATGGAAGCCGGTATCCTGGATTGGGGAGATGGAGAGGAAACCTACCGTCTCTTGGAAGAGGAAGTCCGCATAGGAACCCCACTCGGACGCATTCTCGGAAATGGCGCCGGATCCGTTGGAAAGGCCTATGGAATCACCCGGGTACCGACTGTCAAAAACCAGGCTATACCAGCCTACGATCCACGCACCATAAGAGGCTTCGGCATAACCTATGCCGTTTCAACCATGGGAGCTGATCATACGGCGGGGTACGCCATTGCCACCAACATTCTCAAAATCGGCGGCTTCGTAGAGCCCCTGGAAGACGATGGGCAAGTGGAACTTTCTAGAAATCTGCAGATCGCAACGGCGGCCCTTGACAGCACCGGGCTTTGTCTAATGGTCGCTTTTCCGGTTCTTGACGTACCCGAGTGCTTTACCGCTATCTACGAACTGATAAATGCCCGCTACGGTCTCAGCCTGACCGCCGAAGATGTTACGGCCTTAGGCAAGATGGTACTTAAGGCCGAACATGCCTTCAATCAAAAGGCAGGACTTACCAATGCCCACGATCGCTTACCGGAATTTTTCGACGAGCCTCTGCCGCCGCACAATATCGGCTGGAATTATCCGGGAGATAAGATAGACGAATTCTGGAATTTTTAG